The Sphingomonas sp. HF-S4 sequence GGGTCTCGTCGCCCGCCCGGGCGGCGGGATCGGCGGTGTCCTGCGCGAAGGCCGGGGTCGCGAGCAGCAGGCTCAGCGCGGTAGCCGCAAGCAGATCGAGCTTCTTCATGGGGTTCGTTCCCTCCTGGATCGTCGCCGGATTATGGTTCGGTGTCGGCGTTGCTTTTATTGCGTTCGAAACTAACGCTGCATTTCTTAGCCCGTCAACGGGGGCAAAGTGCGGAACACCGCGGTTTCCCGTCGTTTTTGGCCAGGCGGGTCGAAGATGCAACAGGTAGGGCACGGCAACATCGCAGTTGCCGTAACGTAAATCGGGTTAAGGCTGGAAGGATACGCAATGGCACAAATTCACGATCCTGCGGAAGACGGCGATCTCGTCGCCGGCCCCGCCAAGATCGCCGTGCCGGAGGAGGTCGCCAACGCGATCCGCACGCTGATTCGCTGGTCTGGCGACGATCCCGACCGCGAGGGGCTGATCGACACGCCGCACCGCGTCGCCCGCGCCTGGAAGGAATATTGCCAGGGCTATGGCGAGGATCCCGCATATCACCTTGGTCGCGTGTTCGAGGAAGTCGGCGGCTATGACGAGATCGTGCTGCTCAAGGACATCCCCTTCCAGTCGCATTGCGAGCATCACATGGCGCCGATCATCGGCAAGGCCTCGATCGCCTATCTTCCCAAGGACCATGTCGTCGGCATCTCCAAGCTCGCGCGCGTGCTCCACGCTTTCGCCCGCCGGCTCCAGGTCCAGGAGCGGCTCACCGCCGAAGTCGCCGACTGCATCTGGAACGGCCTAAAGCCCGTCGGCGTTGCGGTGGTGATCGAGGCGAGCCACGCCTGCATGACCGCGCGCGGCGTCCGCACCCCCGGCGTCGGCATGGTCACCAGCCGGATGATGGGCGTATTCCGCGACGACGAGCGCAGCCGCCAGGAAGTGCTCAAGCTGATGGGGTATTGAGTGGCGGGGTTTTCTCATTCCTCCCCCGGAGGGGGAGGGGGACCAAGCGCAGCTTGGTGGAGGGGTAGTCTCCACAGGCGATGTCGCTCGTGGAGACTACCCCTCCGTCAGCGTCGCTGCCACCCCCCCCTCCGGGGGAGCATTTAGATGCGCGTTCTCGTCACCGGCGGCGCCAAGCGGATCGGCGCGGGTATCTCCCGCCGGCTCGCGCTGCGCGGCCATGCCGTAGCGATCCACCATCACCGCGCTCCCGACGAAGCCGAAACGCTGCGTAGCGCGATCACCGCCGCGGGTGGCACGGCATGCGTGGTCTCGGGCGAACTCGCCGACGCCGGCACCGCCCCCGCGCTGATCGAGGTGGCGCGCGAAGGGCTGGGCGGCGCGATCGACGGCCTCGTCAACAACGCCTCGCAATTCGCCTGGGACGCGCTGCCGCTCACCGACTTCGCGCTGCTCGACCGCCACATGCGCATCAACTGCGGCGCCCCGGTCGCGCTCGCCTCGGCGATGGCCGCGCAGGACGATCTGGAAGCCGGCGCGGTGGTCAATCTGCTCGACCAGAAGCTCGCCAACCTCAACCCCGATTTCCTCACCTACACGCTGAGCAAGGCCGCGCTCGCCACCGCCACCGAATTGCTCGCCCGCGGCCTCGCCCCACGCATCCGGGTCAATGCCGTCTCGCCCGGCCTCACCCTCCCCAGCCTCGACCAGAGCCCCGAGGAATTCGCGCAGCACGCCCGCCAGAACCTGCTCCAGCAGCCCGTCGCGCTCGACGACATCGCCGCTAGCGTCGAGTATCTGCTCGTCACGCGCAGCATCACCGGGCAGAATGTCTTCGTCGATTGCGGCCAGCGCTTCCTGCCGCGCGACGGCGACGTGATGTTCGAAGGCCGCGAGCGCCCCGATGCCTGACTACGCCATCCACCTCGAAGGGCTCGAAGTCGCGATGGGCCTCGGCATCCACGAAGTGGAGCGCGCCGCCCCGCAGCGCGTGGTGCTCGATGTCGCGATGACCTGCCACTACGACGACGCGCCGCGTGACCGCATCGAAGACGTTGTCGATTACGACTTCCTTCGCGAACAGATCCGCACGCTCGCCGCCTCGCGCCACTTCGAGCTTCAGGAAGTGCTGTGCGACCACGTCGCCGCACTCGCCCTTGCCGACCCGCGCGTGACGCAGGTCCGCGTCCGCTCGATGAAGCTAGACATCTATCCCGACGCCAAAATCGGCTGCGAGATCATCCGCCGCCGCTGACAGGAGAGCTGCCATGACCGACACCGTAACCGGGCTCGAGCTGCGCTCGACCATTTCCAGCGACGCGAAGCTCACGCTCTCGCTCGAGCCCGTGACGCTTTCCCCGCCTGGCCCCGACGAACTGATCGTTCGCGTCGAAGCCGCTCCGATCAATCCGTCCGATCTGTTCCTGCTGCTCGGACCGGCGGATCTTTCCACGCTGCAGGCGGGTGGGACGGCGGAGCGCCCGACCCTGACCGCTGACGTGCCGCAGGGCCGGCTTGCCGGACTGAAGACCCGGCTCGACCAGTCGATGGCGGTCGGCAACGAGGGTGCCGGCACCGTCGTCGCCGCGGGCGAGAACGTGGCGGAACTGCTCGGCAAGCGCGTGGGCATGATCGGCGGGGCGATGTTCACGCAATATCGAAAGATCGCCGCACGGGACTGCATCCCGCTCCCCGACGGCGCGAGCGCGGCCGACGGCGCGTCGATGTTCGTCAATCCGCTGACCGCGCTCGCCTTCGTCGAGACGCTCAAGATCGAGGGGCATAAGGCGCTGGTCCATACCGCCGCCGCGTCGAACCTCGGCCAGATGCTCAACCGTATCTGCATCGCCGACGGCATTCCGCTGGTGAACATCGTCCGCAGCGAGGCGCAGGCCGCGATCCTGCGCGAGATCGGCGCGAAATACATTGTCGACAGCACCGCCGAGGACTTCCGCGAGAAGCTCACCGACGCGATCGCCGAGACCGGTGCCACCCTCGCCTTCGACGCGATCGGCGGCGGCAAGCTTGCCAACACGATCCTTCACGCGATGGAAGCCGCGGCCAACCGCACCGCGACCGAATATAGCCGCTACGGCTCGTCGACCTTCAAGCAGGTCTATATCTACGGCGCGCTCGATCTGGGGCCGACCGAGCTCGATCGCGGCTATGGCTTCGCCTGGGGCGTCAGCGGCTTCCTGCTCACGCCGTTCCTGATCAAGCTCGGCATGGAGGGCAATCTGCGTCTCCGCGCCCGCGTCGCGGCCGAGCTGACCACCACCTTCGCGAGCAACTACACCGCGACGATCTCGCTCGCCGACGTGCTCAAGCCCGATGTCGTAGCCGCCTATGCCAAGAAGGCCACCGGCGAGAAATACCTGATCGACCCGGCGCGCTAGCCCAGCGCGGCAAGCACGAACGCGACCCGCGCCTCGACATCGACCTTTGGCAGGACGAGGGTTTCGTAGCCGAACGCTGGGTAGGCCCGGGCAAGCCGGTCATACTCTGCTTCGGCGCTCGTCAGGTCGTGCCGCCGTTCCTCGTCTTTCACCCATATCTCGGGCCAGGGTGGCGCGAGGAACACCTTTCGATGATAGCGATGCGCGTCCGCCATCGGCGCGGCGACGGCCTCGCCGGTCGCATGCTCGAGCGCAATCGCCGCATCGATCAGGCCGCGATCGAAGAATATCGGGCCCGGCATCGCTTCGGCGGCCGCACGGTCGGCGATCGCCATCGCGACCGCCCGCCGCGCAAATGCCGCAAGATCGACCCACGGAAGCGCGAGCCCGTCCCCGGCAAGTTCCTCGCGCACGATCCGGCGCCCTGGCTCCTCGATGGTCGAGAAGCCTCGCTTTGCCAGAGCCTCGATCAAGGTCGATTTGCCGCCACCCGAACAACCGGAGACGACGACAAAGCGGCTCACCTGTTCAGCCCGCCCGGTTCGCCGCGCTGAGCACCGCGCGCACCGATGCGGTGGCGATATCGGCGTCGATCCCCACGCCGAACACGGTGCGCCCGTCATCGGTGCGGCATTCGACATAGGCGGCGGCCTGGGCGTCGGCGCCGTGCCCGATCGCGTGCTCGCTATAATCGACCACGTCGAGGCTCGGCCCGGTCGTCCCGGCGAGTGCGTCGATCACCCCCGAGATCAGCCCGTTGCCGCGCCCCGAGATCGACCGCTCGACGCCATCGACGGCGATCCGCCCGACGAACACCCGGCTCCCCGCGGCGCCGGTCTCCTCGTAATCGACCAGCGCGATGCGGTCGCCTTCTCCCGGCAGGTACACCGCCTCGAACTTCGCGCGAATATCGGCGGCATTGAGCTCGCGGCTGGTCTCGTCGGCCAGTTGCTGGACATGCTTCGAGAAGTCTGCCTGCATCCGCTTGGGCAGCTTGAGCCCGCGATCCTGCTCGAGCACCCAGGCGACACCGCCCTTGCCCGACTGCGAATTGACTCGGATCACCGCCTCGTAATCGCGCCCCAGATCCTTGGGGTCGATCGGCAGATAGGGCACGTTCCAATATTCGTCGTTGCGCGCCTCCTGCGCCGCAAACCCCTTCTTGATCGCGTCCTGGTGGCTGCCCGAGAAGGCGGTGAACACCAGGTCGCCGGCATAGGGCGTGCGCGGGTGCACCGGGATGTTGGTGCAATAGTTCACCGTGTTGACGATTTCGTCGATGTCCGAAAGATCGAGCCCCGGGCTGATCCCCTGCGTGTACAGGTTGAGCGCGACGGTCACCAGGTCGCAATTGCCGGTGCGCTCGCCATTGCCGAGCAGGCAGCCCTCGACGCGGTCGGCCCCCGCCATCAGCCCGAGCTCGGCCGCCGCCACCCCGGTGCCGCGATCATTGTGGGTGTGCAGGCTGATGACGACGCTGTCGCGGTTCCGGATGTTGCGGCAGAACCATTCAATCTGGTCGGCATAGATGTTGGGCGTCGCCGCCTCGACCGTCGCGGGCAGATTGAGGATCAGCGGCCGCTCGGGCGTCGGGCGCAGGATATCCATCACCGCCTCGCACACCTCGACCGAGAAATCGAGCTCGGCGGTCGAGAAGGTCTCGGGCGAATATTCGAAATGCCAGTCGGTGTCGGGCTGCTTGGCCGCCTCGTCGCGCAGCACCTTGGCGCCCGCCACTGCGATCTCGCGCACTTCGTCGCGCGACATCCGGAACACCACTTCGCGCCACGCCGGCGATACGGCGTTGTAGAGGTGGACGATGGCGCGCTTGGCGCCCTTCAGCGACTGGAAGCTGGTCTCGATCAGGTCCTGGCGCGATTGGGTGAGCACCTGGACGGTGACGTCGTCGGGAATGCGGCCCTCGCGGACCAGCCCCGAGATGAAGTCGAACTCGGTCGCCCCTGCGCTCGGGAAGCCGACTTCGATCTCCTTGATCCCTACCTTGCACAACAGGTCGAAGAAGCGCTGCTTCTTCTCGCTGTCCATCGGGTCGATCAGCGCCTGGTTGCCGTCGCGCATGTCGGTGGAGAGCCAGCGCGGCGGCCGGGTGATCGTCTTCGAGGGCCATTGCCGATCGGGCAGGTCGACCTGGGGAAAGGGACGGTATTTGACGCTCGGATCGCGCAACATGGGTAGCCTCTCAAGGGAGTCGCGGCCGCGCCGTAGCGCGAGCCCGTTCAAGCTGGAAGTCTTGCCCTTAGGGACGTGCGCGTGACGCGATCGGCCCCTAAGGGCGGATAAGTCGCAGAAGGCACAGCGCGTCGGTCACGGCGCGATAATGGCGCGGCCTACGGGGCTTGTCCACCACATCAAGAAAATCCTCATATTTGATCGGCATAGCCGATGCCACTGCGCGCACACCCAAGGATTTGGCATGCTTCAGCTCGTCTATGTCAGCAGCGTCAGCCCCAATGCCGGGCCGATCGATGCGGCCGCGATCCTCGCCGCATCGCGCGCCAACAACGCCCGCGACGGCATCACCGGCCTGCTCTATTCAGACAGCGCCCGCTTCCTCCAGGCGCTGGAGGGACCGGCCGAGCAGGTCGAGGCGGCGTTCGAGCGCATCCGCCGGGACCCGCGCCACCGCGCGATCGTCCTGCTCTCGCGCCGCACGATCGAGGCGCGCGAGTTCGGCGAGTGGTCGATGGCGCACCGCACCGCCGGCACCGATGCCGAACGCTTCATCGCGCGCATCGGCGAACTCGCCGCCGATGCCGCCGCCGACGTCCGCGCCACGTTCGAGGGCTTCGCCAAGGTACGTCGCGCGGCCTGACGCCTATTCGTCCGCGTTGTCGCTCACGACGGCGTCGGCGACATTCTCCTCGACGGGCGCGCTGTCGTTCGCAGCCTCGGGGGTCGCCTCGGGCTCCGGGGTCTCGCTCGCCTTGGGGCTGGGCGTGGCGACGATCTCGGCCATCGGGGGGGCGTCCGAATAATTGGTGCCCGTGGTGCCGCCACCGCCGCATCCGCTCAAGCCCACTACCCCGACCAACAGCAGCAACCGCATCGTTTCCCTCCCACGAAGAGGGAGTGCGATAGCACGCCGCCCTCCCCGCCGCACGGCAAAAGCCGGCGCGCGGAGGCGCTATGCCGCGCTTTCCGCCGAGGCGGCGCACGAACACGACGAAGTGTTGCGCAGGGGCAACCATCCGCGTCCAGCCGCGCTTACACCTTGCAAACCAAGGAGAAATTGCATGGCGCAAGGGCTGAAACGCGGCGATCGGGTCACCTGGAAATCGCACGGCGGCACTGCGCATGGCAAAGTGCTCTCTAGACAGACGCGCGATACCACGATCAAAGGGCATCAGGTCCGTGCATCCGAGCACGAACCACAGTACATCGTCGAGAGCGACAACGGCGGGAAGGCTTCGCACAAGCCGGCGGCGCTGACGAGGGAATAGCCCGGAAACGGGTGCGAACAGGAGAAGACAGAATGGCCGAGACTAAAGCACGCGGTGGCATCGCCAAGCCGGTAACGCCTTCGCCGGAGCTGGCCGCGATCGTCGGCACCGCCGACCTGCCCCGCAGCGAGATCGTCAGCAAGATGTGGGAATACATCAAGAAGAACAACCTCCAGAACCCTGAAAACAAGCGGGAAATTCTGGCGGACGCGAAGCTGAAGCCGATCTTCGGCGCGGACAAGGTGACGATGTTCGAGATGAACAAGCACATCTCCAAGCACGTCAAGTAAGGTCGCTGCCGGCACCCGCCGGCGCACCGTACGAACAGCAGCGGGGCGGGTCTCTAAAGAGGCGCGCCCCGTTCGCGTTTCAGTCGCCCGGATCGCCCACCGATCGGATGGTGATGAACAGCGTCCGCCCCACATGCGAGCGATCAGTCCCCGACTCGTCGAGCGTGAAGGCGAGCCCCGATCCCCGCACGATCGTCTTCTCCGGCGCCCAGCGGTCGCGCTTTTCCACAGAAATCTTGGCGTCGGGCAGGCACGCGGCGATCTGCGCGGCGACGCCCGCCTCGGTGATCTCGCTGGGCAACAGGCTGCGCTTGCAGAGATAGACCCGCGGATAGCCGTTGCAGCCCGCCGGACCGAGCAGCCCCGGCGCGAACTTTGCAGCACTCAGGCTGGCGAACGGCACTTCCTCGCGCGCGCCCTCGGCCAGCCGCGCGATGTCGGCGCAGATCGGATCGGCAGCCTGCGCGATCAGCGCAACGGCAAGCAGCATTTGCATCGGTGCGTCTCCCCTGTCTGGTCACAGCCTCGCGCAACTGGCATTGCGCATGGCTGAACAGGAGATCCCCATGTCCGAGCGTTTCGAACGCCACCGCCAGCCCTGGCGCACCGACGAAGTCCAGAAGCTGCATACCCTCGCCAAGAAGGGCATGGCACTGAAGGCGATCGCCAAGGCGCTCACCCGCAGTGAGGAATCGGTCAAGGAACGCGCCAAGGCCGACGGGCTGAGCATCGCCAAGCTGCGCTGAGCGGGTTGCGCGCTCCAGACAGGTTCATCGCTGGAACGGGATAGCCGGCAGGCGAATGCTTTCGACCGTCACTGGCCGGTTGCCGAGGAAGGCGCGTAGCACTGGCTGGATCGCGGTTTCGCCGAACATGTCGAACTGGTGCGCTCCGTTCTCGATAACCACAACCTTCGCATTCGGCAGGCCGAGCGCAATTTCGCGTGCATTCTCTACGGGCGTGCGCGCATCCAGGTCGCCCACTAGGATGAGCGCGGGCACATCGCTGCGTACCGGCATGCGATAGTCGGCGCCAAGGTCGGCGTCGGGCCAGGCGGTATGCAATTCCATGGTTGGAAAATTCATCGCACTGCCCAGAAGTGCCGCTTTTGCTTCGCGTCGGATACGCTCTACGCGGGACGGACTGGCATAGGATGCGACATCCATCATTTGCTTCATCGCCGATCCGAGACGCCACGTACGCGACGAAAGGAGGAGCGGGCCGACCCGGCTGAAATCACCGGCGGCCATTTCGCGGTACGCTATCGGCAGCGTGGCCAATGCCCGAGGGTCGCCGAGCGCTTGCGCAGTCAGCCGTTGCAAGTCGAACGCGCCGACCGTGATGCGCTGCTCCGCCCCGTTTGGCTGCGCCACCGTCAGCAGGACCGGGCGGCGACGGAGGCGATCGAGGACGGTCCGCATGACGTCGGGCAATTCGGGAGCGCTTGCGCGTTCGCCGATGCGGCGGATTACCGCATCGGTCTGAGACGGGAGCTTAAGCGTATGGTCGGGCCCCTCTGGACCAACCAGGATCAGCCGCGCGATGCCTTCCGGATGGCGCCGCACCGTCGCGAGTGCGAGGTGCGAGCCATAGCTTCGGCCCCACAGGCTGATCCTGGCATAGCCCAGCGCGCGCCGGACAGCATCGACATCGTCAGCGCTCTCGATACTGTTATATGCCGCAAGGTTGACGCCGCTATCGACAAAAAGCCGTCTCGCGCGGCGCGCGGCAGCCTCGATCGGCGGCAGCCATGCCTCGATCGAGCCAGCTACCTCAAACGGCAGCATGATGGGGTCCGGCAATGCGAGGTTGGGCTGCGATCGGCCGGTGCCGCGCTGATCGAAGCTGACCACGTCTCCGCCCATCAGATCCAGCAACGCAGCGGCACGCGCCGCAGGCAAGCCCGACAATAATCGCGTGCCGGAATCGCCCGGGCCGCCCGCTAGCAGCATGTTGGCCACCCCCTGCCCCGCCCCTGCCCAGCGAATCCGGACCACCGCCAGACGGATCTGCCGGGGTCGCGGCGCGGCATCTGCACGGCGCTCCGGAACGCTGACGAACCCCGTGGTGATTTCCATCGTCCGCCCATCGGGAGCGGCCCGGGGTCGCGCCTGGATCTGCTCGAGGACCGGGTCAGTGCTCTGCGCCTTGATGGGGCCGGCAGCCAGTATCGCGAGGATTGCGCATACGGCTTTCGCCAGTGTCCGCGCCGTCATCGAACAGCTCCGGCACGCAGGGCCTCGAGCATGCGCTTGTTATTCATCAAATCCGCGAGGCGTGCCCTGGATTGCAGAAGCACGAGCGTGGAGACCCCGATCAGCCCTAGCCCCAAGCTGCCGGCAGCCCACCCCGCAGGGGACTGGGTCACTGCGGCGATTGCGAACGCACCGGTCGTGAAGATCGTCGTGAATGCCAGTGCCAGCCAGCCGGCGACGACCCGCTGGCGAGCGAACAGCACCCGGCGCGCGGTGAGCACCCAGGCCGCATATCCCGACCACAGGCCGCCGATTGCCGCGAGCACGGCGAAAGCGGTGCGCGTGCGCAACGGCAAGTCGGGCTCGGTTAGCCATAGCGAGACCAGGACGATCGTCATGGCAAGCGCCGCCGCCAGCAGGGCTCCGTGAGCGATGCGCGGCCATAGCGACAGCTGCGCCGCCGCGATCCGGCGTACGATCTCGGCATGATCGGCATCTCGAGTAGCGTTCACAGCGTGTCTCCCATTTCCAGTTCACGGCGCAGCAACCGCCGCGCACGATGCAGACGCGATTTGACGGTACCGGCGGGGACCGCCAGCGCCGCCGCGGTTTCCTCGATCGTCAGTTCGTGCAGGTAGAAGAGCGTCAGTATTTCGCGCTCGACAGGCGGGAGCCGTTCAAGCCCCGCCTCCATGCGTTCGATATCGTCCTGTTCGTCGAAGGATTCGTCCTCCTCCGGCAGGTCGAGATCGTGGACCGGTGACGGCGCCTTGTATCGGCGCCGCAGCGCATCGATGGAGGCGCGGTGCGCGATACCGAAAAGCCACGCGCGAAAACATCGAGGCTCTTTCAGTCGGTCGATGCCCCGCAACACCCGGACCCAGATTTCCTGCGAAAGCTCCGCCGCCGCCTCGGAATCCTCGCTAACTCGGCGGGCATAGCCGGCGACCGGGCCCGCCCATCGCACGATCAGCGCTTCGAACGCGTCGCGCTCGCCCAATTGGCAGCGAACGACGAGCAACGCGTCCTCGATCTGCATTTCTTCGCTCGCGCCTGTTTGCGGCATTGGTTCGCCCGTCCTTTCCCTTCTGTAGTCGCGGGCCTGCCCGAAAGGTTCACGGCAGCCGCCACATGTCAGCCGGCTGCAGTCCCGGAGAGAAGCCGAAATTCACCAAGGGGTGACGAACCCCGCCCCCGCGGCTAACGCGCCAGCATGCCTCAGTACGACGCGATCATCCTCGGCGCAGGCGCCGCCGGCCTGATGTGTGCCGCTGTCGCCGGGCAACGCGGGCGGCGCGTGCTGCTGCTCGATCACGCCGATCGGGTCGGCAAGAAGATCCTCATCTCCGGCGGCGGGCGGTGCAATTTCACCAATATTCACACCGCGCCCGATCGCTACCTTTCGGCCAACCCGCATTTCGCCAAGTCGGCGCTCGGCCGCTACACTGCGCAGGACTTTCTCGACCTCGTCGAGCGCCACGGCATAGCCTGGCACGAAAAGACGCTGGGCCAGCTGTTCTGCGACGGCTCGGCGCGCCAGATCGTCGACATGCTGCTCGACGAGTGCGCACGCGGCGAGGTGACGATCGGCACCGGCCACAGCATCGGCGCGATCGATCATGCCGATGGCGTGTATCGGGTCGGCGACGACACGGCCCCCGCTCTGGTCATCGCCACCGGCGGGCCGTCGATCCCCAAGATGGGCGCCACCAGCTTCGCCTATGACCTCGCCCGCCGCTTCGGATTGAAGGTGGTGGAGCCCCGCCCCGCGCTCGTCCCGCTCACCTTGCCCCCCGACCAGGCGCTGTTCCGCGAACTCTCAGGCGTATCGACCGACGTGGTCGCGCGTGCTGGCAAGGCCGCCTTCCCCGAAGCGGCGCTGTTCACCCATCGCGGCCTCTCGGGCCCCGCGATTCTCCAGGTGTCGAGCTATTGGCGCCACGGCGAACCGATCGCGATCGACTTCCTTCCCGGCCGAAACCCTGCCTGGCTCATCGAGGCCAAGCGCGCCCGCCCGCGCACCACGCTGCGCAAGTTGCTCGGTGAAGCGCTGCCCGATCGCCTTGCCGAAACGCTCGCCGAGCAGCTTGCCCTCCCCGGCGACATCGCCAACCTTGCCGATCGCAAGCTCCACGAGGCCGCACGCCGCCTCGCCGGCTGGACCTTCCTCCCGAACGGCACCGAAGGTTTCGCCAAGGCCGAAGTCACGATCGGCGGGATCAGCACCGCCGATCTCTCCTCGCAGACGATGGCGGCCCGGAAGGTGCCCGGCCTCTACGCGATCGGCGAGGCGGTCGACGTCACCGGCTGGCTCGGCGGCTATAACTTCCAATGGGCCTGGGCCAGCGGCTGGGCAGCCGCACAGGTTCTTTGAAATCAGAAGGAAACATTTGATTTACCGTCCGGCAACGCTTCAGCAACATGAATTTGATCGGTCGTCCTGCCGGCATAATGTTTCATAAAGCACGCTCTGCCGCGCTTTCCCTAGCGTCTTCGCGCCCCGCAGGATTCCCACTCGTAAAAACCCTTATTGATTTTTTTGCGGCATCGAATGTTTCCGCCGCATGTCCTCTACAAAGGATCAAAGGTTCCGCGCACGTAAAGTGCTGGAGCCGGCTCCTCGGGTCGAACCTCCGCCGGAGCCAATCCAAGGAGGACGCATTTTGAACATCGATTGGTTCAGGGCCACCGCGCCCATTCGCCTCAAGCTGCAGGTGGCGCGCAACGCAATCCTCGCCGCGATGGTCGCGATCGCGCTCGTCGCGCTGTTCGCCCCCACCCTCGTTGCGGCCCCGCTCGTCGCGCTGATCATCGTCGGCTCGGCGATCCAGCTGGTGCGCTACAGCGCCGCGATCGCCGATCCCTATGTGTCGACCGTGGTGCGCATGGAAGGTCTTGCCGCGGGCGACCTGAC is a genomic window containing:
- the folE gene encoding GTP cyclohydrolase I FolE; the encoded protein is MAQIHDPAEDGDLVAGPAKIAVPEEVANAIRTLIRWSGDDPDREGLIDTPHRVARAWKEYCQGYGEDPAYHLGRVFEEVGGYDEIVLLKDIPFQSHCEHHMAPIIGKASIAYLPKDHVVGISKLARVLHAFARRLQVQERLTAEVADCIWNGLKPVGVAVVIEASHACMTARGVRTPGVGMVTSRMMGVFRDDERSRQEVLKLMGY
- a CDS encoding SDR family oxidoreductase: MRVLVTGGAKRIGAGISRRLALRGHAVAIHHHRAPDEAETLRSAITAAGGTACVVSGELADAGTAPALIEVAREGLGGAIDGLVNNASQFAWDALPLTDFALLDRHMRINCGAPVALASAMAAQDDLEAGAVVNLLDQKLANLNPDFLTYTLSKAALATATELLARGLAPRIRVNAVSPGLTLPSLDQSPEEFAQHARQNLLQQPVALDDIAASVEYLLVTRSITGQNVFVDCGQRFLPRDGDVMFEGRERPDA
- a CDS encoding dihydroneopterin aldolase, with translation MPDYAIHLEGLEVAMGLGIHEVERAAPQRVVLDVAMTCHYDDAPRDRIEDVVDYDFLREQIRTLAASRHFELQEVLCDHVAALALADPRVTQVRVRSMKLDIYPDAKIGCEIIRRR
- a CDS encoding zinc-binding dehydrogenase, with the translated sequence MTDTVTGLELRSTISSDAKLTLSLEPVTLSPPGPDELIVRVEAAPINPSDLFLLLGPADLSTLQAGGTAERPTLTADVPQGRLAGLKTRLDQSMAVGNEGAGTVVAAGENVAELLGKRVGMIGGAMFTQYRKIAARDCIPLPDGASAADGASMFVNPLTALAFVETLKIEGHKALVHTAAASNLGQMLNRICIADGIPLVNIVRSEAQAAILREIGAKYIVDSTAEDFREKLTDAIAETGATLAFDAIGGGKLANTILHAMEAAANRTATEYSRYGSSTFKQVYIYGALDLGPTELDRGYGFAWGVSGFLLTPFLIKLGMEGNLRLRARVAAELTTTFASNYTATISLADVLKPDVVAAYAKKATGEKYLIDPAR
- a CDS encoding AAA family ATPase is translated as MSRFVVVSGCSGGGKSTLIEALAKRGFSTIEEPGRRIVREELAGDGLALPWVDLAAFARRAVAMAIADRAAAEAMPGPIFFDRGLIDAAIALEHATGEAVAAPMADAHRYHRKVFLAPPWPEIWVKDEERRHDLTSAEAEYDRLARAYPAFGYETLVLPKVDVEARVAFVLAALG
- the leuA gene encoding 2-isopropylmalate synthase gives rise to the protein MLRDPSVKYRPFPQVDLPDRQWPSKTITRPPRWLSTDMRDGNQALIDPMDSEKKQRFFDLLCKVGIKEIEVGFPSAGATEFDFISGLVREGRIPDDVTVQVLTQSRQDLIETSFQSLKGAKRAIVHLYNAVSPAWREVVFRMSRDEVREIAVAGAKVLRDEAAKQPDTDWHFEYSPETFSTAELDFSVEVCEAVMDILRPTPERPLILNLPATVEAATPNIYADQIEWFCRNIRNRDSVVISLHTHNDRGTGVAAAELGLMAGADRVEGCLLGNGERTGNCDLVTVALNLYTQGISPGLDLSDIDEIVNTVNYCTNIPVHPRTPYAGDLVFTAFSGSHQDAIKKGFAAQEARNDEYWNVPYLPIDPKDLGRDYEAVIRVNSQSGKGGVAWVLEQDRGLKLPKRMQADFSKHVQQLADETSRELNAADIRAKFEAVYLPGEGDRIALVDYEETGAAGSRVFVGRIAVDGVERSISGRGNGLISGVIDALAGTTGPSLDVVDYSEHAIGHGADAQAAAYVECRTDDGRTVFGVGIDADIATASVRAVLSAANRAG
- a CDS encoding BLUF domain-containing protein, whose amino-acid sequence is MLQLVYVSSVSPNAGPIDAAAILAASRANNARDGITGLLYSDSARFLQALEGPAEQVEAAFERIRRDPRHRAIVLLSRRTIEAREFGEWSMAHRTAGTDAERFIARIGELAADAAADVRATFEGFAKVRRAA
- a CDS encoding hypervirulence associated TUDOR domain-containing protein; translation: MAQGLKRGDRVTWKSHGGTAHGKVLSRQTRDTTIKGHQVRASEHEPQYIVESDNGGKASHKPAALTRE
- a CDS encoding SWIB/MDM2 domain-containing protein encodes the protein MAETKARGGIAKPVTPSPELAAIVGTADLPRSEIVSKMWEYIKKNNLQNPENKREILADAKLKPIFGADKVTMFEMNKHISKHVK
- a CDS encoding alpha/beta fold hydrolase, which gives rise to MTARTLAKAVCAILAILAAGPIKAQSTDPVLEQIQARPRAAPDGRTMEITTGFVSVPERRADAAPRPRQIRLAVVRIRWAGAGQGVANMLLAGGPGDSGTRLLSGLPAARAAALLDLMGGDVVSFDQRGTGRSQPNLALPDPIMLPFEVAGSIEAWLPPIEAAARRARRLFVDSGVNLAAYNSIESADDVDAVRRALGYARISLWGRSYGSHLALATVRRHPEGIARLILVGPEGPDHTLKLPSQTDAVIRRIGERASAPELPDVMRTVLDRLRRRPVLLTVAQPNGAEQRITVGAFDLQRLTAQALGDPRALATLPIAYREMAAGDFSRVGPLLLSSRTWRLGSAMKQMMDVASYASPSRVERIRREAKAALLGSAMNFPTMELHTAWPDADLGADYRMPVRSDVPALILVGDLDARTPVENAREIALGLPNAKVVVIENGAHQFDMFGETAIQPVLRAFLGNRPVTVESIRLPAIPFQR
- a CDS encoding RNA polymerase sigma factor, producing the protein MQIEDALLVVRCQLGERDAFEALIVRWAGPVAGYARRVSEDSEAAAELSQEIWVRVLRGIDRLKEPRCFRAWLFGIAHRASIDALRRRYKAPSPVHDLDLPEEDESFDEQDDIERMEAGLERLPPVEREILTLFYLHELTIEETAAALAVPAGTVKSRLHRARRLLRRELEMGDTL
- a CDS encoding BaiN/RdsA family NAD(P)/FAD-dependent oxidoreductase translates to MPQYDAIILGAGAAGLMCAAVAGQRGRRVLLLDHADRVGKKILISGGGRCNFTNIHTAPDRYLSANPHFAKSALGRYTAQDFLDLVERHGIAWHEKTLGQLFCDGSARQIVDMLLDECARGEVTIGTGHSIGAIDHADGVYRVGDDTAPALVIATGGPSIPKMGATSFAYDLARRFGLKVVEPRPALVPLTLPPDQALFRELSGVSTDVVARAGKAAFPEAALFTHRGLSGPAILQVSSYWRHGEPIAIDFLPGRNPAWLIEAKRARPRTTLRKLLGEALPDRLAETLAEQLALPGDIANLADRKLHEAARRLAGWTFLPNGTEGFAKAEVTIGGISTADLSSQTMAARKVPGLYAIGEAVDVTGWLGGYNFQWAWASGWAAAQVL